The Arachis ipaensis cultivar K30076 chromosome B03, Araip1.1, whole genome shotgun sequence region ATTTCCAAATTAatgcagcttatagtttcttccATGGACGTTAGTGCTTATATTTAGTTGTGACCAATTTTTGAGCTCGACATATGCTGACGTGGTGTAAGTTCAGAGAATCTTACTCATTCTTCATTTCTCATCgtactaatatttttctttgatttcagatGCCAAAAACTATCTACATGTACACCCTATGTTCCTTCACTCAAATGCAACTTCACATAAGTGGGCATTTGGTGGTATGTTCTTATGACTTATATGAACTTGTTCATCCTCTTTGATTACTTTAATTGTCCACCTTTGTCTCATTGtcgtttttgtttttcttttaatgtgttggtctttttctttgattttggtTGCAGCCATAGCAGAGCTTCTCGATAATGCAGTTGATGAGGTGATTATCCCTGATGTTTCAGTTGTGAACTACATGAATTTTTAAGTATTGTATATGCTGTGTTAGTTTTATTTGTCATCTACCTGCATACTTATTTTGGCATTGATTTCTGATGGTGTATTCTTTATTAACTGTGATGTTTTCCAGAAATGATTTCCTTTCTGTACATATCCTTCCTTTCTGGTTTTTACTGTTACTATACCTTTTTTAAGGTTTCATGTTTATTCCAATGTTCTTTACTTAATTATCATTCCATAGATTGGTGTAAAACCATAATCTTTATTGCTGTGATTTTTCCATTTCTTGTTTAAAATCATCATTTGACGTGTTACATCTCACATTTTACATTTGTTTTATGCTCCAATTTGTATTGCATTCTTGCCGTTTGTGCTTAGGATAGATCCAAAATGGGGCTACCTTTGTCCTTGTAGATAAAacttcaaatccaaaggatggAAGTCCAGCATTGCTGATTCAAGGTACAATGGTTCTGGAACATATCAATTTTAGAAATTTAGTTATTGAAAATCCTAGCCTGAGTCTTGTTAGGAACATGTTTACCCTGAGCATCATGATTTGGTaagatattcaaaattcaaaaattttacatttgacattttttattgattttgtaCTGACATTGGGTAATCAGATGATGGTGGTGGAATGGATCCAGAAGCAATGAGGCATTGCATGAGTTTTGGATTTTCAGATAAGAAGTCAAAGCTGGCTATTGGGCAGTGTATGGGTCTTGGCATTCTTTCTTCAGCTATTTTCGTATTTGTGCTTTattctttttgagtttttgaTTTATTGTTGCAGATGGTAATGGCTTTAAGACCAGTACTATGAGGCTTGGGGCTGATGTCATGGTCTTCAGTCGGCATATGAGTAATGGGTATGTGACAAAAACTTAAAGCATCTGTCCATGCTGAAGTTAGTTAGGCTTTTAAACATTATACCTTCTGATCTTTCACTAGAGCAAGGCAAGGTGATTTTGGGACAAAAATTGAAGCTACAGTGGAAAAGAAAAGTGAAAACTATGCTTAATTTTTCTTACTGTTTTTAACCTGCATCAGGGTATTGACGCAAAGCATTGGACTTCTGTCATATACATTTTTGGTGCAAGAAAAGCTTGACAGAATAGTAGTACCCATGGTGAGTGGTATtccacatttttcttttattacgtAGAGGGTTTGGTTTATATTGTGCATAGGCTTCAAATGCTACTTCTCTTCAACTTATTGCTTGAATTAAGGGGTGCCAAAATACTAATTATACTCCAAATAAAGTTAGATTGAAAAGGAATCATTAAAATTTTTTAGCAATTCTGCTACGTCTACACCCTTTATAATAAACACCATTTTGACACTAGTATTTTCTTAACCAAACAGGCATTCTctttgttttgttaattaaaaataattaaaatatacaattATTTAGTAGCAGCTGAATTTTTATACGGATGTAAGAGTATTTGATGTATGAATAGTGTTTTTCTTTTTTAGCATGCCTTTGCCAATAGATACACCAAAACGTATAAGTTGAGGGCTAACATAAGATTGTTTCTTCTTAAAAGCATCCAAAGCTTTTCAAGTAGGGGTGGCAACACTACacgaacccgcgggtacccactcCACCCCTACCCGCTCGGGCAGGGCGGGGTCGGGTAGAGCGAAAACCCGCCTCTAcccgccccgttgccacccctatTTTCAAGTTAGTGAGGTGTTGATGCAAGTCCATTGTCAACGGACAGTTCCAAGCATTCCAAAAACTTCTTCTAGAGAGAATGAGAGACTACACTACACACAATAGGACACATTAGAAAGAGAGGAGCTCTTGAGCAATCTCTACACACTTCATTCATATTTTTGTAGATAAAGATGTGAGATGCTAGTGCTTCTAGGGGCAAATTCCGGTTAATCATGTTAAGAACATCTTGCCAAAACATCATGGGTTCGGTAGGGAgcttacaacaacaacaacaacaaaaccttGTCTCACTAGGTAGGGTTGGCTACATGAATCAACCGACTCCATTGAGCTCTATCTCGTTTGACTACCTCAGATAGTCTTTCTAGGTTTTCCTCAGTCTTTCACTCCTTATTCATCTTTTATCTCATCCACTCTCCTAGGTGCTCTGTTAGTCtccttctcacatgtccaaaccacctgagacgtgattttaccttttttttacaataggtgctactccgactctctctcttatatcttcattTTTTATTCTATCCAATCGCGTATAACCATTCATCCATCTTAAcatcatctctgccacacttaacttatgttcATATTTCTCTTTGGCCGTTACCATAAAGTATAGTCGGTCTGATAGTAATACGATAGAATTTATCTCTaagttttaaatgcatttttttGTCACATAGAACCAGACGTACTCTGCTATTTTGACCAACCTGTTTGTATCTTATGATTTATATCTTGCTCGATCTCTCTTATTTTATATGATGTATCCAAgatattttaaacttttaaactttttgtaggatgttttctccaatcttcacctatGTATTATGGTTTTTCTTTCGGCAGCTAAACTTACATTCTAtctattccgtcttgctacggttTATGCACtaaccatacacttctagagttcATCTCTAtaaatccaacttcttatttaggtctttccTTGACTCTCTCATAAGgatgatatcatcggcaaaaagcatgtaTCATGACACAGGTTCTTGTATATACTCTGAGTATTTCTAAGACTAATGGAAAAATGTATGGATTTAAGGATGATTTCTAGCATAATCCTATACAAATAGAAAATTTTTCTGTCACActaccttgagtcttcacactagttagTAACCCCATTATACATGTCTCTAATTTTGTATGGCTCATGAGCTTGATTTCTTCATGGTTTTCGCAATTCTGTATATCTCCTTTATTCTTGTAGATAAGTATCAATGTGTTATTTCTCCACTCATCTGACATCCTTTTTTACCTTAAAATCTCATAAAAAGTTTGGTTAACCGGTATCTCTCTAAGGCCTTTCCAATCTTCAATCGAAATATTATTATGTCTTAATGTTCTTCACTCGTGGATAATCGATCAAGGTTCGGAAGAATCTTTTGTctttcattaaataactcgtagaagtagctttTTCGCCTTTCGTTGATCTTCTCATCTTAAGCCGAAATCTTCTCATCTTTATCCTTTATACACTGAACCTGATCTAAGTCTCTCGTCTTTTTTTCACGGCTCTTGGCGATTCTATAAatacatttttctccttctttcgttcCTAAAGACTATTAGAGACCTTCatatgtttttgtttttactttatttacaATCACTTTTGTCTCTTTTTTAGCCGTCTTATAGATTTCTCAATTATTTGCATTGTGGCACAAAGATCACTCTTTAAAGCATTCCATTTTTTCTTTGAGAAAGTCtaggggaccagcaacttttgtgttttgtagccagcatttaaccatcaaaagaaaagtgagttaaccactctttaaagcattccattagatgtaatcttacaccattaaaatcattattgatggccaattgatggttacaaaacacaaaattgCTGGCCTCTTAGCactccttattttcttttctcttttcttgtACATTTGCATTCTACCACCAGGACTCTTTGTCTCTTGGTCTTATCCTTTTAGATTCATgaaaactttcttttgctgttctaaTAAATTTTGTCATCTCCCTTCATGGGGGTGGCAAAGCAGGCCACCCtgccccgccccgccccgccaactAAGATGGGTTTAAAATGCTAGCCGGTCTCGCTTTATGGCGGATTGGCAGATCGGCGGGTTAGTCCgcttgacttttttttttcaaaattaaaattcattaaaattaatcaaaaaataataattaaaaaattaaatacaaataaaaaatagtcaaattatattataatttttttactattttttttaatttttaacttcaataaaattgttcaaaataatatttgtcaatagaaTCATCTTTATCTTAAAAAACAAGTCACATAATTTGAGCAAATAtacgaaattgtaaaataaaataaataaagttaataactaaCAGAAGATNNNNNNNNNNNNNNNNNNNNNNNNNNNNNNNTTAGCGGGCCGGCCCGACGGGTTCAACTCGTTTTGCCACTCCTATCCCTCCACATTTCCTCCACACTTGCATCTccttcccactttgcctcttTTCTTACTCGTCTTAGGAAGTTTCTTTGTTCttacctttcatccgccaccccTTCGTTCTTGGGTTTTTCATATGATGTATTTTCCTTAACTTTTGCTCAACGCAAAAATGCATGACGAGCATCTTATGTTGTGTTGTTAAATTCTCTTCcggaataattttacaattaatgcaaaattttcgatCGACTCTTCTCAACAAGAAGTCAATTTGAGAGTTTGCCATGCCACTCCTATAGGTTCTAAGATGTTTGTCTCTCTTTTTAAAGCATGTATTTGTGATGAGAACATCAAAAGTTGAGAAAAAATCAAATTGTTTTACTCTCGTATTGACCATtccgaaaccatggcctccgtgaatatTTCCATACCCAGACATTGCTCTTTCaacataaccatttaaatctcctAAGAAATTCGTATCTCCAGAAGGTATGTCTTGGACCAAACTCTTTAGATTTTGGCACCATATCTTGTATTGCTTGTCCGAACCTACTTGCGGCgtataggcgctaatcacatgaaaaATACCTCCTTCCACCACAACTTTGATAGAAATGATCCGATCActcaccctcttgacatccattACGTTCTTCTTCCACTGTTTATCCACGATAATGTTGGCCTcgttcctattcttcacctttcttgtataccaaagtttgaacccGGAGGTATCCAACTCCTTAGCTTTTGCGCCGactcattttgtttcttgtaggcacaagATGTTAATCTTTTTCCTTGTCATGTTATCCACCACCTCCATAAAttttcctgttagagtgcctatgttctatgtcccaaatctcaaccttcagTCGCTTCGCTCTTTACCTTTACCTTTTTCTTTATGAACTAGCTTATTTATCCTCGTTCATTCACGAAACGCTGGAAAGAAGCGGggaacccttgctcatttaatACTGCACccgggcaccgatgcagcggctcGTGCTCATACAGCGCGTTGCTTCCGGACAACGACCTAGCTTTAGTGCAATAACGTCTTTGATCCATGTCATAAAGATTCGACTAATTTTTTATGTTGGCTGTCGAAGGCtcaacacaaccctcctcctttatccgggttTGGGACTGGCTATGTACCACAggtgtaacataggcggagtttCTATAGGGAGCTTGGGTTGACAAAATGTCAGTGGTTAATTCAGAACTTGAAGATGTGACCAGAAAGGTCACGAGAAGACATATAAACTGTTACGGATTGCTCCAAGGGTCccttttatgttttgttttattcttttcCCCCTAAGAATAATCCTAAAAGGACCCTTATTGCAACATGCTTATGGCAGACTTTTAGAGACTTCTGAACACTGATCGTTTGCTAAATCATTTTTTTTGCTCTCTCATAAGAATCTTTTCTGCAATGGTTGATTCTACTAGTTGAGTTTATTTACAACACTATCTGTTCTTGTCAATACCAGGTAAACTATGAGTTTAATTCATCAACTGGATCATTGGAGATATTAAATGGCAAAGAGCATTTTGTCACCAATTTATCTTTGATTTTGCGCTGGTCTCCATACTCATCAGAAGAGGAACTTCTTGGACAAGTTAGTTTCTACATTTTTCCTTTCATCCGTGACTATTGGCTAGAAGTTGTTAGATTAAAATTATTTCATTAATAATACTATGTATATTAtggaaatgattttttttttttctaaatttattttatgtttcctagtagccgaccccacttagtgggacaaggctttgttgttgtatTTTATGTTTCCTAGTAATGCTAAAAATAAACTTTGGAGATTGTTCCTCTCAATTAGCTTAAATTTTGTAAAAGAGAGTAAATTGTCTCTGCACAATTTTAttagaaaaggaaataaaagctGTTTGAGTAATTTTATTAGAAAAGAGAATGTATAGAAGTGGATTCACATCCTCACATATATCCAGAAAAATATGGTTGATCAGCAAGGGAATAAAGCATGCAACAATGCTTGTACCCATATGAAgtaatttgtttgacaattagtTTGTTTCCTAATGCTGATTGCATTTCTGATACAAACATGCTCCACGAACACCAAAAACAGGTTCCAGAACAGACGAACCCTGATATAATAGAATAATCAAATCTATCATAGAAGAATAATCAAATGTTTTTGTAGCAACATAATCGAATTTTTTTCATAAGCACCAAATACGTATCTTTATATGGTTGGCTGATTGACAGTTGATTTTTGGTGTACATATAGTATGATTGTTTTTGATAGTTAATAACATTTTTTTGTATTCTTGTTCTCTAATTCTTGATGATATTCTTTGTTTATCCTCTCAAAATATGAGCATGTTCTTATTCAGTTCAAATATTCTTTATTCTGACAGTTTAATGACGTTGGATTTCATGGTACTAAAGTCATTATCTACAACTTGTGGCTCAATGATGATGGGAACTTGGAGCTAGATTTTGATACGGATCCCGAGGTGATATGTCCTTTTTGTTTCTGCTGTACTGACTGTTTTGGAATTTTGCTTTGATTGCTTAACAAGGGGGCTTCTATTCATATGCAGGATATACGAATTGCTGGGGATGTAAGGAAGATTGACACAATTCCTGCCTGGAGGGAAGCAAATGAGAAACATATTGCTCATCGGTTCCGTTTCTGTTTACGTGTATGCTGGACTTTGAAATTATTCTTATGCTTGTGTGGTCGTGTAAAAGGTTGAATTTATTGGTCTAATATTCTCATGCTTTGCAGGTTTATATGTCAATATTGTACTTGCGGATACCAGAAAGTTTTCGTATGTTTTTGAGAGGCGTAGTTGTGCAGCCACATAACATTGCTGATGATCTTAAATATCCAGAATTTATCTTGTATAAACCACAAGTTGGTGGAACTGTGGAGGTTATTATCTTACTTTTGACTGTCTTAATATTATTTGAGGGATAAAAGTTATCTTGAGCTGAatgatttaattattctattttgcTATTAGTAATAAAAGATATTAAATACAAAACTAATCGAAAGTTAAGGGAAATGAAAGGTCTCAGCTAAATTTAAAACTTATAAATGGTAATTTCAATTACAACATACTGTTTCAATTTACTCaactttttttataatttaatttcttttttgggGCTCAATGTGCAGGCAACAGTTGTGACAACAGTTGGATTCCTTAAGGAAGCTCCTCGAGTCATTATGCACGGTTTCAATGTATATCACAAAAGTCGGCTAATACTGGTAAATTATCACCCTAAATGTTATATGTTACATAGTGGTTGTTAACCATTCTATGGTGTTAAACAGTTAATGATTTTCTTATAGTGCATAAGAGCTAAATAACatcatattttattatattattaacttGTATTTATAGTTAAGGAAACAAGGGAAAAAGTACTTTGAGCAGTACACAAAAAGCATTAAGATTAAGTCTTAAATATTCATAGTGTAGCTGAATACAGTTATAGCTATGTGCATGATATAATGGAAATGGAAGATCAATACACAATTTTTTTAACTTATTAGTTGTATATTGATTCAACCTAAAATTAACACTGTTAACATGCTGTACACTTTTCAAAGGGCATGAGTTTCTTTCCCTTAATACTAGTGTGTGTAATGTGGTGCTTACTCAGTTACTCCAAATTGTTTCACATTTGTTCATATATTTCTCTGTTGTGATTTCCTTATGGAACCTTTTACCAATTCTTTTATGAATGTTGGATGTGTTGTGCTAACTTGTTGAACTAGTTTTTGGAGTTAGCCTTCATGGTTTGGGGTGAAATAAAATAGGCTAGATGTTGGTTATTTGCTATCTGGTCCACAAATGGTCCTAGCTTTCATTTTACTAAAACTTCTATTTTTAGAAATAGATCAATTTTATCATGACAAAAATTTGGCTGCTGCTATATGGAGACTAATGTAGAAATTAGAAATTACAAGTCATGTCATGTCATGCTCTTCATTGTTGTCTTTTGTCTTTCTCTTTTTAATAAATTCTTATCTAGGTTCATTGACAAATCATGCCAGTTTGTAGCATATAGTTATTAtgtagcttttctcttctctctctaataCAATTGCTACTTTTCAATATCAGCCATTTTGGCAGGTTGTGAACTATTTAGACAGTAGAGGCAGAGGAGTTGTTGGTAAGTAAAACATCTCCATGCGGTGTCAAGTTCTTTTCAATTATCGAGACACATCGAGTCGTTATAATATGCTACATAATAAATTATGTTGATCTCGTATTAGGTATCCTGCAAGCGGATTTTGTTGAGCCAACTCATAATAAGCAAGATTTTGAGAAAACTTCTTTGTTTCAAAAGCTTGAAGCACGATTGAAGGAAATGACATGGGAATACTGGTAATGTTTATGCTTGTGTTATGTTTATGCTTGTGTTAAAATCCATGATTATCCAGGAAAATAAGAGAGTAAATAGTAACTGTAAAATGCTAATACTAGTTTTAACGATTTTTAAGCATTGATGTCTGAGATGTCTAGGACTCTTAAAATTTATGTAGGGACGTGCATTGTAGATTGCTCGGGTATCGCGAAAAATATCCAGTTCCTAAAGCGAAACAAGCCGAACTCAATAGAAATTCCTACTATGTTGATGCTAAAGCAGCAAATGAAAATGCTGAACTACGCAAGAGAACCATGCGAAACACATCTGAGCAAGGTAACTGCTTATGTGATAATTAAGATTCTGCGTCACTATCTTAATGTAATCTAATTTGTATATCTTGACTTGGTTCAGGATCTAATAACAAGAGGAAGATATATGAATCGGTAGACCTCCATAATtcgaaaaagcatgcaaaggaaGAGAATATTAAAGGTGTTGGCTTATCTCAGAATATGCAGGTCGGTAGTAACTTTGTTTGTTATGTTGAAATTGGTCCATCTTGTTCATATGTATATGATATGTATTTATTGAAAATCATATTCTTCCAATTTTGATAACTTTCAGTATTCTGATGGCAACTTCTGCCTGTGTGTTTTATGGTAGGTTATTCCGTCTCCAATGGAGCAGGTGCTAGACCAAGAGACCTTAACATTGTTGGAAGAAAACCAGAAACTACAGACAAAGTGAGTATACTTCTGTTTCGTGTTTACCACCCCAGCAATGGTCTCGATTGCGTGGTGGGATGCTGTTGCTCAGCAACTTAGATTTTCTTGATTCTTGTTCAATTCTTGCTGTCCAACACAACCTCCATTCTATTTTTATCCCATTTTTTCAATTTGATTTTCAGAATGGAGTTTTAATGTAGTTATATATTGATATGCTTAAATCTTTACCCTGCAGATGTTTGGAATCTGAAAAGATACAAGAAGAACTTAATCTTAAGGTAATCTGCACGGtctaattttatttattcatatATACTATTATCCTTAAAGGAGAGTCTTAGAGCAATGGTTGAGTTGTCTCCGTGGAACCTAGTCTTTATGTCCATTGTCTCGATATCTCTATATTTGTAACTTATATCCCAAGATACTTAATAAACACAGTTGCCTGATGCAATTGAAGTTTGTTAAATTAGATATTCTCTATTAACTGCATAGAATGAAATAGTTCAGTTGTTTTGGCTTCTGTGACTTACGAAAAAAATGGTTTATGATTTTACAGGTAACAGATCTTAGAAGTAAAATAGAAGAAGCTAGAGGGCAGCATAATCTACTATTGGCTCAACTACAACTGCTAGATGTGAAAGATTAGTACTAGTTGTAGTAGTAGTAGTTGTAGGTGTAGCTGTAAGAATTGGCAGTGCTCAAATTCTTTTATTTGTACAAGTGTTGTACCATATGTATAGTTTCACTTTCACCCCCTAAGTAGGTGTGTGGCTAGCCAATTTTGGTTTTTGGAGGGGAATAGTGGTCAATGCTGTAAGCTAGTTTGTTTTATATGCGTTGGTTAGTCTTCATTTCAAGGTTTGTAACTTTAGGGGttttttggtgagttaagaaattTAGCCACAAAAGCTGAAGATTTTTCTCTTCTGTATACATGAAacatgataaaccattatttgtGAAATGAGCAAGGCAATCGTTTCGTTTCTCTAGTCTTCTTTAATATGTGCACAAATATTTATTGACTTGAGCCAACGTAAAGATAAATGGAATAAAATTTCATGAAATATggaaataatttaatattttaacaatattttttcTAAATGAAAGATAATTTTGTAAATACAGGTATACTANNNNNNNNNNNNNNNNNNNNNNNNNNNNNNNNNNNNNNNNNNNNNNNNNNNNN contains the following coding sequences:
- the LOC107630146 gene encoding protein MICRORCHIDIA 6 isoform X2; this encodes MGGIEIIDLSSDDEIEKVIPIAVKQEPDLVLDVKQEKSTNKGQLANRNGSRIHSVRQDSENNIFSSSPRNGLVANQGLPPGDDSDISYASPICAAPLTRQFWKAGTYDDGPACKKVTVQNAKNYLHVHPMFLHSNATSHKWAFGAIAELLDNAVDEIQNGATFVLVDKTSNPKDGSPALLIQDDGGGMDPEAMRHCMSFGFSDKKSKLAIGQYGNGFKTSTMRLGADVMVFSRHMSNGVLTQSIGLLSYTFLVQEKLDRIVVPMFNDVGFHGTKVIIYNLWLNDDGNLELDFDTDPEDIRIAGDVRKIDTIPAWREANEKHIAHRFRFCLRVYMSILYLRIPESFRMFLRGVVVQPHNIADDLKYPEFILYKPQVGGTVEATVVTTVGFLKEAPRVIMHGFNVYHKSRLILPFWQVVNYLDSRGRGVVGILQADFVEPTHNKQDFEKTSLFQKLEARLKEMTWEYWDVHCRLLGYREKYPVPKAKQAELNRNSYYVDAKAANENAELRKRTMRNTSEQGSNNKRKIYESVDLHNSKKHAKEENIKGVGLSQNMQVIPSPMEQVLDQETLTLLEENQKLQTKCLESEKIQEELNLKVTDLRSKIEEARGQHNLLLAQLQLLDVKD
- the LOC107630146 gene encoding protein MICRORCHIDIA 6 isoform X1, whose product is MGGIEIIDLSSDDEIEKVIPIAVKQEPDLVLDVKQEKSTNKGQLANRNGSRIHSVRQDSENNIFSSSPRNGLVANQGLPPGDDSDISYASPICAAPLTRQFWKAGTYDDGPACKKVTVQNAKNYLHVHPMFLHSNATSHKWAFGAIAELLDNAVDEIQNGATFVLVDKTSNPKDGSPALLIQDDGGGMDPEAMRHCMSFGFSDKKSKLAIGQYGNGFKTSTMRLGADVMVFSRHMSNGVLTQSIGLLSYTFLVQEKLDRIVVPMVNYEFNSSTGSLEILNGKEHFVTNLSLILRWSPYSSEEELLGQFNDVGFHGTKVIIYNLWLNDDGNLELDFDTDPEDIRIAGDVRKIDTIPAWREANEKHIAHRFRFCLRVYMSILYLRIPESFRMFLRGVVVQPHNIADDLKYPEFILYKPQVGGTVEATVVTTVGFLKEAPRVIMHGFNVYHKSRLILPFWQVVNYLDSRGRGVVGILQADFVEPTHNKQDFEKTSLFQKLEARLKEMTWEYWDVHCRLLGYREKYPVPKAKQAELNRNSYYVDAKAANENAELRKRTMRNTSEQGSNNKRKIYESVDLHNSKKHAKEENIKGVGLSQNMQVIPSPMEQVLDQETLTLLEENQKLQTKCLESEKIQEELNLKVTDLRSKIEEARGQHNLLLAQLQLLDVKD